Proteins from a genomic interval of Candidatus Palauibacter polyketidifaciens:
- a CDS encoding SRPBCC domain-containing protein encodes MSNSADRRCRVRRVIPAPPEAVFHAWTEPDRIRRWSCPPGGTIRESQVDLVPGGSYRLLIEAEEGTLHTAFGVYREVDAPNRLVYTWDWEEPEAAVGETLVTVEFRADGASTEVIVVHEGFPAAEAAEGHRLGWTWSLERLEDLLR; translated from the coding sequence ATGTCCAATTCCGCAGATCGACGCTGCCGCGTCCGGAGGGTGATTCCCGCGCCCCCGGAGGCGGTGTTCCACGCCTGGACCGAACCGGATCGCATCCGGCGGTGGTCCTGCCCTCCGGGCGGGACGATCCGCGAATCGCAGGTCGATCTCGTCCCCGGGGGATCGTACCGCCTCCTGATCGAGGCGGAGGAGGGGACGCTCCATACCGCGTTCGGAGTGTACCGCGAGGTCGACGCCCCGAACCGGCTCGTGTATACGTGGGACTGGGAGGAGCCGGAGGCCGCGGTCGGCGAGACGCTCGTCACGGTCGAGTTCCGGGCCGACGGAGCGTCGACCGAGGTCATCGTCGTGCATGAAGGCTTCCCCGCCGCCGAGGCCGCGGAGGGACACCGCCTCGGGTGGACATGGTCGCTCGAGCGCCTGGAAGATCTCCTCCGCTGA
- a CDS encoding choice-of-anchor V domain-containing protein — MSPPGPAAALCAAGLFALVAAHGPPHIEGPPPGHTGGFGEPTCATCHFGAPLNEPGAALQVVGLEGGYRPGQRHPVTVRFESFDMLSAGFQGAFRFEDGDRRGAGAGGIRPLDDRVTVVRGEGGDTEYVQHTRAGSAPTDGVAEWTFEWRAPDADAPVVLHLAANSGGGDDSPLDDLVYTLSITVPPRGR, encoded by the coding sequence ATGTCCCCGCCGGGGCCCGCGGCCGCGCTCTGCGCCGCGGGCCTCTTCGCGCTGGTCGCGGCGCACGGCCCCCCGCACATCGAGGGGCCGCCGCCGGGCCACACGGGAGGCTTCGGGGAGCCGACCTGCGCCACCTGTCACTTCGGGGCTCCGCTCAACGAACCGGGGGCCGCGCTGCAGGTCGTCGGACTCGAGGGCGGCTACCGTCCCGGCCAGCGCCACCCGGTGACAGTCCGTTTCGAGAGCTTCGACATGCTCTCCGCCGGTTTCCAGGGAGCGTTCCGCTTCGAAGACGGGGATCGGCGCGGCGCCGGGGCCGGCGGGATCCGGCCGCTCGACGACCGCGTCACCGTCGTGCGCGGGGAGGGCGGCGACACGGAGTACGTCCAGCACACCCGCGCGGGCTCGGCGCCGACGGACGGCGTCGCCGAGTGGACCTTCGAGTGGCGCGCTCCCGACGCCGACGCCCCGGTCGTCCTGCACCTCGCCGCAAACTCCGGAGGAGGCGACGACTCCCCCCTCGACGACCTCGTCTACACCCTCTCGATCACGGTCCCGCCGCGCGGACGCTGA
- a CDS encoding histidine phosphatase family protein, which produces MKTLLILRHAKSSWDHPGLRDHDRPLNPRGRRDAPRLGRFMAEQDLVPDRIVSSTAVRARTTAELAAAEFGADVEIETTYDLYGASPDGYIEVAEAMGGTAERLMLVGHNPGITSLVWHLTGEGEYMPTAALAAVELDIDDWTELRSARRSRLIGLWRPKALPPG; this is translated from the coding sequence ATGAAGACCCTGCTCATCCTCCGGCACGCGAAGTCCTCCTGGGACCATCCCGGCCTCCGCGACCACGACCGCCCCCTCAACCCCCGCGGCCGCCGCGACGCGCCCCGCTTGGGCCGGTTCATGGCGGAGCAGGACCTCGTGCCCGACCGCATCGTGAGTTCGACCGCCGTCCGCGCGCGCACCACGGCGGAACTCGCGGCGGCGGAGTTCGGCGCGGATGTGGAGATCGAGACGACGTACGACCTCTACGGCGCCTCTCCCGACGGCTACATCGAGGTCGCGGAGGCGATGGGGGGAACGGCGGAGCGCCTCATGCTCGTCGGTCACAACCCGGGCATTACCTCCCTCGTCTGGCACCTGACGGGCGAGGGCGAGTACATGCCGACCGCCGCCCTCGCCGCTGTGGAACTGGACATCGACGACTGGACCGAACTGCGCTCGGCCCGCCGCAGCCGCCTGATCGGCCTCTGGCGCCCGAAGGCGCTCCCCCCCGGCTGA
- a CDS encoding TIGR00366 family protein, with the protein MSGSPLDRLRESGAALSRVTERWVPDAWVILMSLTVVALLLAVTGGGASIPEAGLAWGAGVWTLLELAMQFSIIMVAAHACASSPPMYRMLDRLAGLPNPERPVQAVALAAGFSMVAGYLNWAFGLVGSALFVPFILKRNPRADVRLVIAAAYMGIGTVWQSGLSSSAPLIMATPGNPLLEPGAGAPVVDRLYPVTETLFHPFNLGYAAVMLLVGLVAAMALHPHRDAVTLTEAEVDEILPAPPPPARAGTTPAERLDRFRGWTLLAAVLLAYPLIHSIVTRGFGASWTINAYNTVFLAVALLLHGRPTSFLRACRHGVTSAWGIILQFPFYAGIFGVIQNTNLGSWLGEQFAAVATTRLYPLVVYVYSGIMSMFIPSAGSKWMIEAPYVIPAGEALDVSVMTVLLAYAYGDSAFNLIHPFWALPILAVTRRRFGEILGYAFLLWLATILLGVATMLVIPIRW; encoded by the coding sequence ATGAGCGGGAGTCCGCTCGACCGGCTGCGCGAGAGCGGCGCGGCGCTCTCCCGCGTCACGGAACGCTGGGTGCCGGACGCGTGGGTGATCCTCATGTCGCTCACCGTGGTCGCGCTCCTCCTCGCGGTCACGGGGGGCGGCGCCTCGATCCCGGAGGCGGGGCTGGCGTGGGGCGCGGGCGTCTGGACGCTGCTCGAACTGGCGATGCAGTTCTCGATCATCATGGTGGCGGCCCACGCGTGTGCCTCGTCCCCCCCGATGTACCGGATGCTCGACCGCCTCGCCGGCCTCCCGAACCCCGAACGCCCCGTGCAGGCGGTGGCCCTCGCCGCCGGATTCTCGATGGTGGCCGGCTATCTCAACTGGGCATTCGGGCTCGTAGGGTCCGCGCTCTTCGTCCCGTTCATCCTCAAGCGCAACCCGCGGGCCGACGTGCGCCTCGTCATCGCCGCGGCCTACATGGGCATCGGGACCGTATGGCAGAGCGGCCTCTCCAGCTCCGCCCCGCTCATCATGGCCACGCCCGGCAACCCCCTGCTCGAGCCCGGCGCCGGCGCTCCCGTCGTGGACCGTCTCTATCCGGTCACCGAGACGCTCTTTCATCCCTTCAACCTCGGCTACGCCGCCGTCATGCTGCTGGTGGGTCTCGTGGCCGCGATGGCGCTCCACCCGCACCGCGACGCCGTCACCCTCACGGAGGCGGAGGTCGACGAGATCCTCCCCGCGCCCCCGCCGCCGGCGCGCGCGGGCACGACGCCGGCCGAGCGCCTCGACCGCTTCCGCGGCTGGACGCTGCTCGCCGCCGTCCTGCTCGCGTATCCCCTCATCCACTCGATCGTCACCCGCGGTTTCGGCGCGAGCTGGACGATCAACGCGTACAACACGGTCTTCCTCGCCGTGGCGCTCCTCCTCCACGGCCGGCCGACGTCGTTTCTGCGGGCCTGCCGCCACGGAGTGACCTCGGCGTGGGGAATCATCCTTCAGTTCCCGTTCTACGCCGGCATCTTCGGGGTCATCCAGAACACGAACCTGGGAAGCTGGCTCGGCGAGCAGTTCGCCGCGGTCGCCACGACGCGGCTCTATCCCCTCGTGGTCTACGTCTATTCGGGGATAATGAGCATGTTCATCCCCTCGGCGGGCTCCAAGTGGATGATCGAGGCGCCGTACGTGATCCCCGCCGGAGAGGCGCTCGATGTGTCCGTCATGACCGTGCTCCTCGCCTACGCGTACGGAGATTCCGCCTTCAACCTCATCCACCCGTTCTGGGCGCTCCCCATCCTCGCGGTGACGCGGCGCCGCTTCGGGGAGATCCTCGGCTACGCCTTCCTGCTCTGGCTGGCGACGATCCTCCTCGGAGTCGCGACCATGCTCGTGATCCCGATCCGCTGGTGA
- a CDS encoding AI-2E family transporter yields the protein MGDAGGSPPLHPGRFRAIFLLLLVVGISLLFLQMIRTFLTALFLGAILSGLMYPAYRTLCRWFGGREGLASFAAVGLFVILLIGPVTAFLGIVANQAVQVTQSAGPWIEDMQAQLRQPGGVDELLDRIPWLDSLRPYQEQLLQKLGEVAGSVGGLVVDWLAGVTTATVRVVFLLLLMLYAMFFFLKDGRVVLHKVLYYLPLSDEDERRMLDRFVSVTRAMVKGTFLIGIVQGALAGLAFWVVGIPSAAFWGTVMAVLSIVPGIGSALVWLPAAIYLIAADRIGGGVGLILWCGLVVGTLDNLMRPWLVGRDTRMPDLMILLGTLGGLIAFGMAGVLIGPIVAALFITVWELYGESFREVLPATAFGASPPADAAVAVPAPEADASPAPEAATAEAPAQDASPAKASPPDASPPRE from the coding sequence ATGGGTGACGCGGGCGGGAGCCCGCCCCTTCATCCGGGACGTTTCCGGGCCATCTTCCTTCTCCTGCTCGTCGTCGGGATCAGCCTCCTCTTCCTCCAGATGATCCGGACGTTCCTCACGGCGCTCTTCCTGGGGGCGATCCTCAGCGGCCTCATGTACCCGGCCTACCGCACCCTCTGCCGGTGGTTCGGCGGAAGGGAGGGGCTGGCCTCCTTCGCCGCGGTCGGACTGTTCGTGATCCTCCTCATCGGGCCGGTCACGGCGTTCCTCGGCATCGTCGCGAACCAGGCCGTGCAGGTCACGCAGTCGGCCGGCCCCTGGATCGAAGACATGCAGGCCCAGCTGCGGCAGCCGGGCGGGGTCGACGAACTGCTCGACCGGATTCCCTGGCTGGACTCGCTGCGACCGTACCAGGAGCAGCTCCTCCAGAAGCTGGGCGAAGTCGCGGGATCCGTCGGCGGCCTGGTGGTCGACTGGCTCGCCGGCGTCACGACGGCCACCGTGCGGGTCGTCTTCCTCCTGCTGCTGATGCTGTACGCCATGTTCTTCTTCCTGAAGGACGGCCGCGTCGTGCTGCACAAGGTCCTCTACTACCTCCCGCTCTCCGACGAAGACGAGCGCCGCATGCTCGACCGCTTCGTCTCGGTGACGCGGGCGATGGTGAAGGGGACGTTTCTCATCGGCATCGTGCAGGGCGCGCTGGCCGGGCTCGCCTTCTGGGTGGTCGGGATTCCGTCCGCCGCTTTCTGGGGCACGGTCATGGCGGTCCTCTCGATCGTGCCGGGGATCGGGTCCGCGCTCGTGTGGCTGCCCGCCGCGATCTACCTCATCGCCGCGGACCGGATCGGGGGCGGCGTCGGGCTGATTCTGTGGTGCGGCCTCGTCGTGGGGACGCTGGACAACCTCATGCGCCCCTGGCTCGTCGGGCGCGACACCCGGATGCCGGATCTGATGATCCTGCTCGGCACCCTCGGCGGGCTCATCGCCTTCGGCATGGCTGGCGTGCTCATCGGCCCCATCGTCGCGGCGCTCTTCATCACCGTGTGGGAACTCTACGGCGAGTCCTTCCGGGAGGTGCTGCCGGCCACGGCCTTCGGCGCGTCGCCGCCCGCGGATGCCGCTGTCGCGGTGCCCGCGCCGGAAGCCGACGCTTCGCCCGCGCCGGAAGCCGCCACGGCCGAAGCCCCTGCTCAGGACGCCTCCCCGGCGAAGGCCTCTCCGCCGGACGCCTCTCCGCCCCGGGAGTAG
- a CDS encoding molecular chaperone TorD family protein, with product MELFRALGALLDGPCGENRLIGHLLELGPVPDEPTHNDLFLFQLYPYASAFLGTDGHMGGEARDRVAGFWRALGTTPPEDPDHLRALLGGYAWLVEAQQSGNGKTAQACHDARHAFLWEHLLSWVLPFLTKLRQIAPPFYREWADTLEALLFGESARLGPPTRRPLALREAKPVPDPRRTDGDSFFNALLSPVRSGLVLTRADLARAARDLGLGLRVGERAYILRCMMSQGPRATLDWLACEARDWTRLHDRGGTTAPEVADFWTQRAAATGRLLSDLSADIDSDATANISADLSADAHNG from the coding sequence ATGGAGCTTTTTCGCGCCCTCGGCGCGCTTCTCGATGGCCCCTGCGGGGAGAATCGGCTCATTGGCCACCTCCTCGAGCTGGGCCCGGTGCCGGACGAGCCCACGCACAACGACCTGTTCCTCTTCCAGCTCTATCCGTACGCCTCCGCCTTTCTGGGCACCGACGGCCACATGGGCGGGGAGGCGCGCGACCGCGTCGCCGGGTTCTGGCGCGCGCTCGGGACGACGCCCCCGGAGGATCCGGACCACCTCCGGGCGCTGCTCGGAGGCTACGCCTGGCTCGTGGAAGCTCAGCAGAGCGGGAACGGAAAGACGGCGCAGGCCTGCCATGATGCGCGGCACGCCTTCCTCTGGGAGCACCTCCTCTCGTGGGTCCTCCCCTTCCTCACCAAGCTGCGGCAGATCGCGCCCCCGTTCTATCGGGAGTGGGCCGACACGCTCGAGGCCCTCCTCTTCGGCGAATCGGCTCGCCTCGGGCCGCCGACGCGACGCCCGCTCGCGCTGCGCGAGGCGAAACCGGTGCCCGACCCGCGCCGGACGGATGGGGACAGCTTCTTCAACGCCCTCCTGAGCCCGGTCCGCAGCGGACTCGTCCTCACGCGCGCGGACCTCGCGAGAGCCGCGCGCGACCTCGGTCTCGGTCTCCGCGTAGGTGAGCGCGCCTACATTCTCCGGTGCATGATGTCGCAGGGCCCGCGCGCGACCCTGGACTGGCTCGCGTGCGAGGCGCGGGACTGGACGCGTCTCCACGACCGCGGGGGGACCACGGCGCCGGAAGTCGCGGATTTCTGGACGCAGCGCGCGGCCGCGACGGGCCGCCTCCTCAGCGACCTCAGCGCCGACATCGACTCCGACGCCACCGCGAACATCAGCGCCGACCTCAGTGCCGACGCCCATAATGGGTGA
- a CDS encoding molybdopterin-dependent oxidoreductase gives MSDPGGPGRNGSGAGGNGSGPDDVSRRLRELSERVSAARSETESRGETFYPGPSRAQLAAFPPRERWDDWVELDSKAWPEKRERRYMLVPTTCFNCESACGLLAYVDRDTLQVRKFEGNPEHPGSRGRNCAKGPATLNQIVDPDRVLYPLKRAGERGEGKWVRVSWEEALNDIATRIRKAIDEGRQREVMYHVGRPGEDGFTERLLAAWGVDGHNSHTNICSSSARAGYQFWLGMDRPSPDHARADVILLVSSHLEAGHYFNPHAQRILDGVKKGARLIVFDTRLSNTATHADHWLPTQPGSEAAVLLAIANHLIATGAWDRDFVRRWFNWEEYLAAEKPNLPRTFESFEAVLRELYEACTFEWAAEESGVDAEQIREVAELVARAGSRLSTHNWRSAASGNEGGWQVARTLFFLNALTGSVATPGGTYPSTWNKFIPKPIRMPRHPEHWNELTWPEEYPLAMYEVSFLLPHLLREGRGKLDVYFTRVYNPVWTNPDGFAWIEALTDEEKLGLHVALTPTWNESAYFADYVLPMGHGPERHDLHSYETHDGQWIGFRQPVLRSARERLGERVADTRHTNPGEVWEENEFWLELSWRIDPDGSRGIREFVESKENPGQRLTVDEYYAWMFEHSVPGLPEAAAAEGISPLDYMRRYGAFEVARDIGPLHERPVPAEELDDAREDEFGRIYTRAPASAAVNLAPMGAPDSDPEGRRPVGVRVEDTIRRGFPTPSGKLEFYSPTLVRWGWPEYAVPAYIRSHVHPAAMEPDQMCLISTFRLPVQIHTRSANSKWLDEIAHTNPLWLHPSDAARKGVKTGDLVRVETEIGHFVLKAWVTEGIKPGVVACSHHMGRWKLADAGAAGPNGGEPGTAGRGERERVAGQRQLMATVSLSGKDGDWKLSRRQGAAPYKTDDPDTSRIWWTDVGVHQNLTFPVHPDPVSGMHCWHQAVRVVKASRRDCHGDIHVDTERSHEVYRRWLDKTRGARRHSPDGTRRPHWLIRPVRPVRTAYDLPEPQGSKSPDPESGNTDSDAT, from the coding sequence ATGAGCGATCCGGGCGGCCCGGGCCGCAACGGCTCCGGCGCGGGCGGCAACGGCTCGGGCCCGGACGACGTTTCGCGGCGGCTCCGCGAACTCAGCGAGCGCGTGAGCGCGGCGCGCTCCGAGACCGAAAGTCGCGGCGAGACCTTCTATCCCGGCCCCAGCCGCGCCCAGCTCGCCGCCTTCCCCCCGCGGGAACGCTGGGACGACTGGGTCGAACTCGACTCGAAAGCGTGGCCGGAAAAGCGCGAACGGCGCTACATGCTCGTGCCCACGACCTGCTTCAACTGCGAGTCCGCGTGCGGGCTCCTCGCCTACGTGGACCGCGACACCCTGCAGGTGCGGAAGTTCGAGGGGAACCCGGAGCATCCGGGCTCCCGCGGCCGGAACTGCGCCAAGGGCCCGGCCACGCTGAACCAGATCGTTGATCCCGACCGCGTCCTCTACCCGCTCAAACGCGCCGGCGAGCGCGGGGAGGGGAAGTGGGTGCGCGTCTCGTGGGAGGAGGCGCTCAACGACATCGCCACGCGGATCCGCAAGGCGATCGACGAGGGTCGCCAGCGCGAGGTCATGTACCACGTGGGGCGGCCGGGCGAGGACGGGTTCACGGAACGGCTGCTCGCCGCGTGGGGCGTCGACGGCCACAACTCGCACACGAACATCTGCTCCTCCAGCGCGCGCGCCGGTTACCAGTTCTGGCTCGGCATGGACCGCCCCAGCCCCGACCACGCCCGCGCGGACGTCATCCTTCTCGTGAGTTCGCACCTTGAGGCGGGGCACTACTTCAACCCCCACGCCCAGCGCATCCTGGACGGGGTCAAGAAGGGGGCGCGGCTCATCGTCTTCGACACGCGCCTGTCGAACACGGCGACGCACGCCGACCACTGGCTCCCCACGCAGCCCGGCTCCGAGGCCGCCGTCCTCCTCGCGATCGCGAATCACCTGATCGCAACGGGGGCCTGGGACCGCGACTTCGTCCGGCGCTGGTTCAACTGGGAGGAGTATCTCGCCGCCGAGAAGCCGAATCTCCCCCGCACCTTCGAATCGTTCGAGGCCGTCCTCCGCGAGCTGTACGAAGCGTGCACCTTCGAGTGGGCGGCGGAGGAGTCCGGTGTGGATGCGGAGCAGATCCGCGAGGTCGCCGAACTCGTGGCCCGCGCCGGTTCGCGCCTCTCCACGCACAACTGGCGGAGCGCCGCGTCGGGCAACGAGGGTGGCTGGCAGGTGGCCCGGACCCTGTTCTTCCTCAACGCCCTCACGGGTTCCGTCGCGACCCCCGGTGGCACCTATCCGAGCACGTGGAACAAGTTCATCCCGAAGCCGATCCGGATGCCCCGGCACCCCGAGCACTGGAACGAACTCACGTGGCCCGAGGAGTATCCGCTGGCGATGTACGAGGTTTCCTTCCTCCTCCCCCACCTCCTCAGGGAGGGACGCGGCAAGCTCGACGTCTATTTCACGCGCGTGTACAACCCGGTGTGGACGAACCCGGACGGGTTCGCGTGGATCGAGGCCCTGACGGATGAGGAGAAGCTCGGACTCCACGTCGCGCTCACGCCGACCTGGAACGAGTCCGCCTACTTCGCGGACTACGTCCTTCCGATGGGGCACGGACCCGAGCGGCACGACCTCCACTCCTACGAGACCCACGACGGACAGTGGATCGGCTTCCGGCAGCCTGTCCTCCGCTCCGCGCGCGAGCGCCTCGGCGAGCGGGTGGCGGACACGCGCCACACGAACCCGGGCGAGGTGTGGGAGGAGAACGAGTTCTGGCTCGAACTCTCCTGGCGCATCGACCCCGACGGGAGCCGCGGCATCCGCGAGTTCGTGGAGTCGAAGGAGAATCCCGGGCAGCGCCTCACGGTGGACGAGTACTACGCCTGGATGTTCGAACACTCCGTGCCCGGCCTGCCGGAGGCGGCCGCCGCGGAGGGGATCTCGCCGCTGGACTACATGCGCCGCTACGGCGCCTTCGAGGTCGCGCGCGACATCGGCCCGCTTCACGAGCGGCCCGTTCCGGCCGAGGAGCTAGACGACGCGCGGGAAGACGAGTTCGGCCGCATCTACACGCGGGCCCCCGCCTCCGCCGCGGTGAACCTGGCGCCCATGGGTGCGCCCGACTCCGACCCGGAGGGGCGGCGCCCGGTGGGGGTTCGCGTGGAAGACACGATTCGCCGCGGATTCCCGACCCCGAGCGGCAAGCTGGAGTTCTACTCCCCGACGCTCGTCCGCTGGGGTTGGCCCGAGTACGCCGTTCCCGCCTACATCAGGAGCCACGTGCACCCGGCCGCGATGGAGCCGGACCAGATGTGTCTCATCTCCACCTTCCGGCTCCCGGTGCAGATCCACACGCGTTCAGCCAATTCCAAGTGGCTGGACGAGATCGCCCACACGAATCCGCTCTGGCTCCACCCGTCCGACGCGGCGCGGAAGGGGGTGAAGACGGGTGATCTCGTGCGGGTCGAGACCGAGATCGGCCATTTCGTCCTCAAGGCGTGGGTGACCGAGGGGATCAAGCCGGGCGTCGTCGCGTGCAGCCACCACATGGGGCGCTGGAAGCTGGCGGACGCCGGTGCAGCGGGCCCGAACGGGGGCGAACCCGGTACGGCCGGGCGCGGCGAGCGGGAACGCGTCGCCGGTCAGCGGCAACTCATGGCGACGGTTTCCCTCAGCGGGAAAGACGGCGACTGGAAGCTGTCGCGCAGGCAGGGCGCGGCGCCGTACAAGACCGACGATCCGGACACGTCGCGGATCTGGTGGACGGATGTGGGCGTCCATCAGAACCTCACCTTCCCGGTGCACCCCGATCCCGTGTCCGGCATGCACTGCTGGCACCAGGCGGTGCGCGTGGTCAAGGCGTCGCGGCGCGACTGCCACGGGGACATTCACGTCGACACGGAGCGGTCGCACGAGGTGTATCGGCGCTGGCTAGACAAGACGCGCGGAGCCCGGCGGCATTCTCCCGACGGGACGCGCCGGCCGCACTGGCTCATCCGGCCCGTGCGTCCCGTGCGCACGGCCTACGACCTCCCGGAACCGCAGGGCTCGAAGTCGCCCGACCCGGAGTCGGGGAATACCGATTCGGACGCAACTTGA
- a CDS encoding 4Fe-4S dicluster domain-containing protein — translation MPESSETGTETARWAKVIDHTRCIGCHACTTACKSENEVPLGVTRTYVKYADVGTFPAARRAFQVTRCNQCDDAPCTTACPTQAMFRRPDGIVDFDKSICIGCKACIAACPYDAIFINPDDHSAEKCNFCAHRIDMGLEPACVTVCPTEAIIVGDLDDPESKVSQYVGRDPVSVRRPEKETHPKLFYKGAHQATLDPLAAVRPGGGLYMWSEQPAGSHEVGSGQPHPMGTDGRHGPNSSAAAILSYDVSHTAPWDWRVSLYTLTKGVSAGVYLAVLLLCLLGGLAWQSGAWLTLTPLLGLAALALTGGLLIWDLEHPKRFFLIFTRPHMKSWLVRGAFVIAGYGLALTAHLGAALVGGAGAAETTRWMAWAGAPLAGMTAVYTAYLFAQARARDLWQNPLLPPHFLVQAVLAGGAALMLVPSLGGSAALGRLVGLTAVAHLLLVLAELTLTHATAHAALAARNMVRGRYAPWFWGGIVLVTLAAALTVSPLGGAWVAPLIGIAALAGLLAHEHAYVQAGQSVPLA, via the coding sequence ATGCCGGAGTCCTCAGAGACAGGGACCGAGACGGCCCGCTGGGCGAAGGTCATCGATCACACTCGGTGTATCGGCTGCCACGCCTGCACGACGGCCTGCAAGTCGGAGAACGAAGTCCCGCTCGGCGTCACCCGCACCTACGTGAAGTACGCCGACGTAGGGACGTTCCCCGCCGCGCGACGAGCCTTCCAGGTCACGCGTTGCAACCAGTGCGACGACGCGCCGTGCACGACCGCGTGCCCTACCCAGGCCATGTTCCGCCGTCCCGACGGGATCGTGGACTTCGACAAGTCGATCTGCATCGGCTGCAAGGCGTGCATCGCCGCCTGTCCCTACGATGCGATCTTCATCAACCCGGACGACCATTCGGCGGAGAAGTGCAACTTCTGCGCTCACCGCATCGACATGGGGCTGGAGCCGGCCTGCGTCACGGTGTGCCCGACGGAGGCGATCATCGTCGGCGACCTCGACGACCCCGAATCGAAGGTCTCGCAGTACGTGGGGCGTGACCCGGTGAGCGTCCGGCGGCCGGAGAAGGAGACACACCCGAAGCTGTTCTACAAGGGGGCTCACCAGGCGACGCTCGATCCGCTGGCCGCCGTCCGTCCCGGCGGCGGGCTGTACATGTGGAGCGAGCAGCCCGCGGGCTCGCACGAGGTCGGCTCGGGCCAACCGCACCCGATGGGAACGGACGGACGGCACGGCCCGAACTCCTCGGCCGCCGCGATTCTCTCCTACGATGTCTCGCACACCGCGCCGTGGGATTGGCGCGTGAGCCTGTACACGCTCACCAAGGGGGTCTCCGCCGGCGTGTATCTCGCGGTGCTCCTCCTCTGCCTGCTGGGCGGGCTCGCGTGGCAGAGCGGGGCCTGGCTCACCCTCACGCCGCTTCTCGGTCTCGCCGCCCTCGCGCTCACCGGCGGGCTGCTGATCTGGGACCTCGAGCATCCGAAGCGCTTCTTCCTCATCTTCACGAGACCGCACATGAAGAGTTGGCTCGTGCGCGGGGCGTTCGTGATCGCGGGTTACGGCCTGGCCCTGACCGCGCACCTCGGGGCGGCGCTGGTCGGCGGCGCCGGCGCCGCGGAGACGACGCGCTGGATGGCGTGGGCGGGGGCGCCGCTGGCCGGCATGACCGCGGTCTACACGGCCTACCTCTTCGCGCAGGCGAGGGCGCGCGATCTGTGGCAGAATCCGCTCCTGCCGCCGCACTTTCTCGTACAGGCGGTGCTGGCCGGCGGCGCGGCCCTGATGCTCGTCCCGTCGCTCGGCGGGTCCGCCGCGCTGGGCCGGCTCGTGGGGCTCACGGCCGTCGCGCACCTCCTGCTCGTGCTCGCCGAACTCACCCTCACGCACGCGACGGCCCATGCCGCGCTCGCCGCCCGGAACATGGTGCGCGGCCGCTACGCTCCGTGGTTCTGGGGCGGCATCGTGCTCGTGACGCTGGCGGCCGCGCTCACCGTGAGCCCGCTCGGCGGCGCCTGGGTCGCCCCGCTGATCGGCATCGCTGCCCTCGCGGGGCTTCTCGCGCACGAGCACGCGTACGTGCAGGCCGGCCAGTCCGTGCCCCTCGCATGA